In a single window of the Cucumis melo cultivar AY chromosome 11, USDA_Cmelo_AY_1.0, whole genome shotgun sequence genome:
- the LOC103498407 gene encoding peroxidase 10-like has protein sequence MPPNTPIFVSLLFLIFPFFIQQSNAYMELRPDFYDESCPRLPMIIRYHIWAAVQNDSRMAASLLRLNFHDCIVDGCEASVLLDDTRDMKGEKNAPGNVKSLRGFEVIDGIKADLETYCPQTVSCADIVNLAAREAVYLVGGPFWHLPLGRRDGLTASLKSVLAQLPSPKASLENNTAKFISKGLDLKDLVVLSGAHTIGFARCVTFKARLFNYKGSGNPDPDINTAMLSDLRSMCPNRNDGTGANLAPLDVASYDRFDNEYFTNLIGNVGLLESDQGLMADPQTARMVREYSFDPNLFYEDFSESMMRMSLVGVMTGREGQIRKQCGVVNNDDGY, from the exons ATGCCTCCCAACACTCCCATTTTCGTCTCTCTTCTGTTCCTAATTTTTCCCTTCTTCATTCAACAATCTAATGCTTACATGGAGCTTAGACCTGACTTTTACGATGAGTCGTGCCCCCGTTTGCCAATGATAATTCGGTATCATATTTGGGCCGCTGTCCAAAATGATTCTAGAATGGCTGCATCACTATTGCGGTTGAATTTTCACGACTGCATTGTAGAC GGATGTGAGGCATCAGTGTTGCTTGATGATACGAGAGATatgaaaggagagaaaaatgCGCCGGGTAACGTGAAATCGCTTCGAGGATTTGAAGTGATTGATGGGATAAAAGCAGATCTAGAAACATATTGCCCACAGACAGTTTCATGTGCTGATATTGTGAATCTTGCAGCTAGAGAAGCTGTGTATttg GTTGGAGGGCCATTTTGGCACCTTCCACTGGGACGTAGAGATGGTTTAACCGCAAGCTTAAAATCAGTGCTGGCTCAGCTCCCATCTCCCAAGGCATCTCTAGAGAACAACACCGCCAAGTTCATCTCAAAAGGCCTGGACTTAAAAGATCTCGTCGTCCTTTCAGGAGCCCACACCATCGGCTTCGCCCGCTGCGTCACATTCAAAGCCCGTCTCTTCAACTACAAAGGCTCCGGAAACCCAGATCCTGACATAAACACCGCAATGCTCTCCGATCTCCGGTCCATGTGCCCCAACAGGAACGACGGCACCGGGGCCAATTTGGCGCCGCTGGATGTGGCCAGTTACGACAGGTTCGACAACGAGTATTTTACCAATCTGATTGGCAATGTTGGGCTTTTAGAGTCGGATCAGGGTCTGATGGCGGACCCCCAGACGGCGAGAATGGTTAGAGAATACAGTTTTGATCCGAATCTGTTCTACGAAGACTTTTCGGAGTCGATGATGAGGATGAGTTTGGTTGGGGTTATGACTGGCCGTGAAGGGCAGATTCGAAAGCAATGTGGCGTTGTTAATAATGATGATGGGTATTGA